Genomic DNA from Pelosinus sp. UFO1:
GTGCCATCGATAAAGATCCACGTTGATGAATATGAGGATTATCCTTTGTTTCACAAGGAATAGTATAACCTGGACCACCAGTACCAGTTCCATTTGGACATCCACCTTGTGCTACAAATCCTTTTATTACACGGTGAAAAGAGATTCCGTTATAAAATCCTTCTGTAATTAATTTTTCGAAATTTGCCACTGTCTTAGGCGCATCTTTTTCAAATAATTCAATTACAATGTTACCTTTATCCATTTCAATGATTGCTTTTTTCAAAAAAATTCCCTCACTTTAATAATTTTATGTATATTATACCATAGTATTATGCTACATTTATAATATTTTAAACGAAAATTGACTTAGTATTCTTACTATAATAGACAATATAGCTATTTACTGCTTCCACTAGCTACCATACCTTCTAAATATAGACTATAATACTTATATCAGCAGAATTTTACATTATTAATAAATTAAATAGTATAAAAGGAGATATATTTTATGGATGTTCGCCATTTAACTTATTTTATTGAAGTAGCTAAAAATCGTAGTTTTACTAAGGCAGCCCGCTCACTACATATAACACAGCCATCAATTAGCAAAATGATTAAAATTTTAGAAGATGAATTAGGAACAACTTTATTTTATCGTTCCGCTAAGCAAATTGAGCTAACCGATGCAGGTAAAGCAGTCCTTCATCAATCTGAACAAATTGTAACCGCTTTTCAAAATCTTACTTCAGAACTTGCTGATGTTATTAATTTGAAAAAAGGTACCCTCGTTATTGGCTTACCCCCTATGGTAGGTGCTAGCTTTTTTTCCAAAATTATCGCTGATTTCACTAAAATTTATCCTCATATTGATATCAACCTAATCGAGGTAGGTTCAAGGAAAGTAAAAGATGGTATTGAAGATGGCAGCTTAGATATCGGTATGGTATTACTACCAGTAAATGAAAATACCTTTGAAATGTTTCCTTTTGTAAAAGAGCCTCTTATGTTAATTGTACATCCAGAACACGAATTAGCAGAGCAATCAAATGTTGAGCTCATCCAGTTAAAAGATGAATCTTTTATTTTACTAAGAGAAGATTTTGTCCTTCATGAACGTATTATCAATCGCTGTATACAAAGTGGCTTTGATCCCAAAGTCATTTGCCAAAGTTCTCAATGGGATTTTATCTCTGAGATGGTTGCCACAAAACTTGGAATTGCTTTATTACCTAAAACAATTTGCGAATATCTTGATCCTACACGAATTAAAACAGTATCGTTAGCTGAACCTATGATTCCTTGGCATTTAGGTATGATTTGGAAAAAAGATCGTTACCTTTCTTTTGCTGCTAAAGAATGGCTTAAATTTACTAGTGAACGCTTTGGGGTTAAATTGCAGTTATCCTAAAATCTTACTTCCCATTATTATTTATTTTATATTCATAAAATAAAAAGTCATACCTTATTATAGGTATGACTTTTTTTACGGAATCAGAAAGTATAGCACTTTCTTGATTCCAAGTAAGAACGACTAAGGCTTCTGCCTGCGTCCGAGGACTTGGTACAAGCCAAGTCTTTTCTTATAGCCATTTCTTTTTACGAAAGTAATGTATCATACCTAAACTAATCAAAGCCATAATACATAAAATAGCTGGATAACCCCATTCCCATTCTAATTCGGGCATATATTTAAAATTCATGCCATATAAACCTACAATAAAAGTAAGAGGAATAAAAATAGTAGCTATAATAGTTAGAACTTTCATAACTTCGTTGGTCCGATAACTGATACTGGAAATATAAATGTCAAGCATTCCAGTAACCATATCACGATACATTTCTATACTATCAATTACTTGAATCATGTGATCATAAATATCCCTAAGGTAAATAAGAGTATCCTTTTGGAATAGAGTTGAATCTCCTCGAGCCAAGGCATTGATAATTTCTCTTAGTGGCCAAACAGCCTTTCTAACAAATAACATTTCATTTTTTAACCCATGTATTTCCTTTAAAACCTCAGGTTTAGGATCTAACATGACTTGATCTTCTAATACTTCAATCCTTTCTCCTAGGTATTCAAGTGCTACATAATAATAATCAACAATACAATCTAATAAGGCATAAGCCAGATAATCGGCACCTTTCGCTCTAATCTTACCTGGAGTGCTCTTTATTCTATCTCTAATTTGTTTAAATATATCATTATCATTTTCTTGAAAGGATAAAATATAATTCTTACCAACTATAATACTAACTTGTTCAAACTCTATTTTTTTATTCTATCACAATGAATCATTTTCAATATAACATATACATAATCTTCATTCTCTTCCAATTTTGGATGTTGATTGGTATTTACGATATCTTCTAAAACTAAAGGATGAATCTTAAATATAGTTCCAATTTTTTCTATTATCTTAACAATATGAACACCACTACTATGAATCCAGCAAATATTTTCTGTATCTTGATAGTTTATTATATCATCTATACTATCAATTTCAGTTTCCGACCAATCGTTACAATTATAGCATAACATTTTAATTTTTATTTGTTCACTTCTTACTGATCCAATATGTAATAATGTACCTGGAGGCAGACCTACTTTTTTAATAATTTGCTTATTCTTATTCAAAATATCATCACACCTCTTCAGCAGGTTTATCTTCTTTCGAAAAATACCGCTCACATACCTGATCATAGGTCATTATAATATCTCGAGGTTTGCTGCCCATATTAGGACCAATAATCTTCATTTCTTCCATGGTATCAATTAATCGGGAAGCGCGAGTATAGCCAATCCGAAACTTTCTTTGCAGCATCGATGCGGATGCTTGGTTTAACTCCATGATAATACGTACTGCTTCCTCAAATAATTCATCTTCAAAAATACTTGGGCTGCTTTCCCCTTTAGTAGTACCTTCACAAGCCGTAATTCCCTCCATATATTCTGGAGGCTCTATTTGTTTTTTTATATACTCAGTAAGCTGCTCTACCTCACTATCAGCAATAAAGGCTCCTTGCACCCTGAGAGGTTTGGACATACCTATCGGATAAAACAACATGTCCCCTTTACCTAATAATTTTTCTGCCCCTGCCATATCAAGAATGGTACGAGAGTCAATTTGAGATGATACTGCAAAGGCTATTCTTGAAGGAACATTAGCCTTAATTAAGCCAGTGATAACATCTACAGAAGGTCTTTGTGTAGCCAGTACCATATGAATACCAGCCGCACGAGCTTTTTGTGCTAACCGAATAATGGCATCTTCTACGTCCACTGGTGAAACCATCATTAAGTCAGCTAACTCATCAATAATAATCAATATATAGGGAATCTTTTCACCACTTGAGCCTTCTCCAATAGGAAAAGTATCAATTAACTCATTATAGCGACCAATATCCCGAACTCCAGCAGCGGCAAACATTTCATAGCGACGTTCCATTTCTTGTACAGCCCATCGTAAAGCAGCAGCAGCTTTTTGAGCATCCGTCACTACAGGTGTTAGTAAATGAGGCAAACCATTATAACTGGTTAGCTCAACTACTTTAGGATCCACCAATATTAGCCGTACTTCCTCAGGAGTAGCTTTAAATAAAATACTCGTTAATAATGTATTAATACATACACTTTTACCAGAACCAGTAGAACCAGCAACTAATAAATGAGGCATTTTACCTAAATCTGCCGTTATGGTTTGCCCTGCAATATCTTTACCTAAAGCAACGATTAGCTTTGATTTGGACTTTAAAAATTCATCTGTTTCTAATACGTCTCTTAGTGGGACACTTGCTAAAACCTTATTAGGAACCTCAATACCAATTGCTGCCTTGCCAGGTATCGGCGCTTCGATACGCACTCCTGAAGCAGCTAAGCTTAAGGCTATATCATCTGCTAAATTAACAATCTTACTAACCTTGACCCCTGGGGCAGGTTCTAATTCATAACGAGTGACAGTAGGTCCTTGGCTAATATGAAT
This window encodes:
- a CDS encoding DNA translocase FtsK codes for the protein MSNKSSKNRQSEHRCNINPRLRSEVVGIFLLSAGIISIISILDFNTGSIGLYISKFLKYTFGVGAFVIPLLMMIIGGFYIKTDHGIIYSVRFWGLSLLYISLLGLAHHFLISENKEILPESLVSGGGVVGGMLLFILRKFFGFYGSFVLLISSSLCGILIATTWSLYQTFVSAKEKTQQGLSTAIEQIEKVGKFYNQEKDRKFAKINNKQESPQETVVLEQAASLAEKPLLDRLLEQAALQEQEESRSKARTEEPIHQVQESNIEIKAKQVAKGKIENDHSVLEPETKPFAGYILPPLSLLQKSTNQTDSKRAKEVANNAKILENTLESFNVKAKMIHISQGPTVTRYELEPAPGVKVSKIVNLADDIALSLAASGVRIEAPIPGKAAIGIEVPNKVLASVPLRDVLETDEFLKSKSKLIVALGKDIAGQTITADLGKMPHLLVAGSTGSGKSVCINTLLTSILFKATPEEVRLILVDPKVVELTSYNGLPHLLTPVVTDAQKAAAALRWAVQEMERRYEMFAAAGVRDIGRYNELIDTFPIGEGSSGEKIPYILIIIDELADLMMVSPVDVEDAIIRLAQKARAAGIHMVLATQRPSVDVITGLIKANVPSRIAFAVSSQIDSRTILDMAGAEKLLGKGDMLFYPIGMSKPLRVQGAFIADSEVEQLTEYIKKQIEPPEYMEGITACEGTTKGESSPSIFEDELFEEAVRIIMELNQASASMLQRKFRIGYTRASRLIDTMEEMKIIGPNMGSKPRDIIMTYDQVCERYFSKEDKPAEEV
- a CDS encoding LysR family transcriptional regulator → MDVRHLTYFIEVAKNRSFTKAARSLHITQPSISKMIKILEDELGTTLFYRSAKQIELTDAGKAVLHQSEQIVTAFQNLTSELADVINLKKGTLVIGLPPMVGASFFSKIIADFTKIYPHIDINLIEVGSRKVKDGIEDGSLDIGMVLLPVNENTFEMFPFVKEPLMLIVHPEHELAEQSNVELIQLKDESFILLREDFVLHERIINRCIQSGFDPKVICQSSQWDFISEMVATKLGIALLPKTICEYLDPTRIKTVSLAEPMIPWHLGMIWKKDRYLSFAAKEWLKFTSERFGVKLQLS
- the corA gene encoding magnesium/cobalt transporter CorA, yielding MEFEQVSIIVGKNYILSFQENDNDIFKQIRDRIKSTPGKIRAKGADYLAYALLDCIVDYYYVALEYLGERIEVLEDQVMLDPKPEVLKEIHGLKNEMLFVRKAVWPLREIINALARGDSTLFQKDTLIYLRDIYDHMIQVIDSIEMYRDMVTGMLDIYISSISYRTNEVMKVLTIIATIFIPLTFIVGLYGMNFKYMPELEWEWGYPAILCIMALISLGMIHYFRKKKWL
- a CDS encoding peptidylprolyl isomerase; translation: MKKAIIEMDKGNIVIELFEKDAPKTVANFEKLITEGFYNGISFHRVIKGFVAQGGCPNGTGTGGPGYTIPCETKDNPHIHQRGSLSMAHRGPNTGGSQFFIVFEPQPHLNGVHTVFGKVIEGMDVVDQIQQGDIMNKVTVVEE